tattttagCTGAGGTTCAGTCTGTTCCAAACCTACCACACACTGAGTGCACAGTAAGCCCCGTGTTAAACTCACCATAGCTGCTGGTTCATGACAGCTTTCAGGAGGTGAGAACACAGGAGCTTTGtgtctcctccacagcctccctgctgctctggacGCGGAAGATAAAGCTCCAAGCACGCCCACTGTTGGTACTcctggctacacacacacacagttccagtATTAGCTACACTGACATTACACTGAAgtctgtgtacgtgtgtgttttgtgctgtACCGTTCTGAGTCACACAGAGCATCTTCACTCCTCTGGACTCTGAGCTCATTGTCCAGCCAGTCACAGAACAACAactgcagacacaaaacaagTGAGCTGCTGTTGCCAGTCAGATCAATGAGTTTACAAAGCTGCTCATTGATCCCATTAAATTACATCTGGCTGGACTCCAGGCTACTCTACCTGATACCCTGGGATGtgttgcagctgctggaagGCAGAGTGCCTCCACAGGGACCAAGCTGTCGTCCTCCAGGTGCCGCTGGGGTCTGTGACACTGCTCCACAGACCATCCGCGTCGTGGTGTTCATTCAAAGAGCCACCAGGGCTGAAGGGAGCTCTGGCTTCAGGCAATAGTCGTGGGATGAGGTACAGAAGCTAAACACAGTTCAAAATGTGAACATTTGCTGGTTGTTTTATATCATATAATATTTCTATGATTTAGATTTTAGAGAGAGTCAAACCTTCTTATAGAGGGTGCTGGGAatggtttcctgctgctgttgctgaggAAGACTTTCCCCTTTGCAGATGCCATAACACACAGCTGCCACAGACAACCTGACGGCAAATAGAAGACAGAGGCTGATGGAAAAAGTATTCACTGTCATCAGCCTGTACAAATGTTCCAACAGGTCAGCTCACTGAACTCACTGAACACAGAGGAGCATGTTAGTGCGAGTGCTGCAGACAAGCGCTGAGTGAAGCACTTctccaacagctgctgcttgtagTGGAGCTGGAGGCATGAGCACAATCAGAGGACTGTGGGACGTAGAGGAGTGGAGGTGGACTACAAACACTGCCAGGCCCAGTAAATGAGAGGCACTCAGCGATGAGCCCTGTGGACAGAAGGACTTCTGATTaaagaaaacaagacaacaCAACATAGGGTTTGAGACACGCAGGGATTTGTGTACCTGGTTATGAAACAGGTCCCACAGTCTGTGCAGGACGCTGGAGAGCAGCTGCTTTTTGCCAAGCAGCACACTGACAAATCTGGACGCCCACGTGCTTTGtctgcagacagaaaacatgTGTTTGCACACAGCCTGGCTACAGAGCCATCAAAACCACCCTTACCCACTCACTTATTAGGAGGATTTGTTAGAGATGTGTCTAACACACACTGGCAGAAACATCTCAGGAGCATGTTGATGACCTGATATGCAAGAGACAAAAGGTCTGTTTATGCATAGTGGCACAAGACACTACAGATCTATACAGGTAAAAACAAGGAGTGAATCTCATCCGTGCACACTTTGACATGAAGCTCAGGAGACAGAGGACCCTCTTGGTGAAGTCTGATGACCGTTTGTTCAACCGGCTCCTCGGGACCAACGGAGAAGACGGTGCTCAGCGTGTGAGCGATCCTGGACAGCTGAGCTGACATCTCTGTGGAGACATCGACAGGTCATCTGCCACCTGAGCTGATGGACACGTTACACAGCAAAAGGCCAAAGAGCACAATGTGTGTATGAGCCTCATCATCAGCCGACCTCCATCACTTCCATCCACAGTCAGTGCAGTGAATGTCTGGAACTGGGCCCTCAGGACGTCCACAGGAGGCTGGGTGGTGTCCAAACACACGGTGCTCCCTGCAAACACAGAAGCGTTACCCACGACTATGTGGCTGTGGATGAGAACCATCCTAAGACACGAGGAACTACGATTATTAGCTCTGGTTATTACTAATCCAGTTTGAATAGACCAAAGGTTCAGAGATGTActaatttgttgtgttttgagtCCACATGCACATTATAAAAGACACCCACTGTCCTGCTGTCTCAGTCCCTGACAGGATTCCAGGTATGATGAATACTGAGCAGCAGGGATCTTGTCTGCtctgaagaaaagagaaaacacgcTTGTTAAACCTGCTGGTAATTTTGGATTACAAATTATTTTGCAGTTGCATTTTTGATGAGAATAAACATGGCTCAAGAAACTGTAGTTTTAACCTGTTGAAATTATTTGCATTCATTACTGTAGGGCAGAAATTCTAAACATTACGAAATGAGGGTTTACACCATGTACAGGTTCAATAATTACTCACTTTTTCAAAGCCTCTATGAAAGTCATCCGAGCATCAGCTTTCACAGGAAGCTGGAATTAAACACAAGTCATGTTGTAAATGGACTTTCTTGTTGTGTAACGCAGGAACGTATTAAAACCTGCTGAGGATGGTTTGCCTAAGCCTCGGGAAATGTGAATATGAAGCACTTCTCAGTAAAGTAACCAACTGGCGCAGGTGGTAAAGTTTACACCTGTCAGAGTGTGTTTCTGAGTATTTCTCACCAGCCTTGGTGTGAGCAGGGCAGGAAGGAACCTGGTCAGGAAGTACGGCCTGCGGAAGATACTGGAGGAACAAGCTGGTGTCATAACGTGCAGTGTGCCTGTGTAACGTCAAAAAGCATCTGGTGCTGGCAGTGAGTGAGTACCTGGCCTCCATCACGGTGGCAGAGATCCTTCCTGTGCTCTCAAACAGAGACACTGCCTTCTCCACatcctggacacaaacacacagaggcactGATCACTAACTTAACAAAAGGTTCTCTTTAAGGTTCTGACCACTGACGTGAATGACACTGTTAGTGGGAGGGGCTTATCAGGCAGGAGTTGAACATGTTGTCCAGAGAAGGTTCGGTGGTGATACCAGCGACAGAGGCTCAGTGATGCACATGGTACCGAGGCAACAGATAAACTACTCAACCGGCTGGTTCTGGTAGAAAGGTGTCAGAACACAGGGTGTCATAGTGTGCATAGACtcagagctcctccagctgggtgACAACAACCAGCTGGAGCCCACATCTCAGTCTAATCCAGCATCTGTGAGATGAACTGGACAAACAAGTCCCAGCTTCCAGGACTTCTGACATCTAGTACCACAGTGGGTGAGTTAAACAATAACTACTGAGGTACAGTGGATTTAGTCATTATTTGATCCGTCTAATAAACAGCCCTATTTAATTAaggctgctgtgtttatttgacCAGGACACTTCAACAGCAGGCATTAATACACAAAGGAGCCACTGGATGTCACCATTACCGGCACAGACGCTCCATCTGCTCCAGACACGTCCTCATATAAGCCCATGTCTTCCACGGATTCCTGCATGAacgaacaaagacacaaaaatcGATAAGTGTTTACAGTAATATATTGATTCTGTTTCTTCACTGTCAAATAATTTACATACAACAATTTCAAATAGATTTTTTGCTGATCGCAGTTGCTTTTTACAGCTGCACCTGATGAAGCTGATCAGTGTAGACATGACAGTGAGAGTGggaaagcagcagcaccaggagtGGCCACCCCTGCATCAGAGGACAGCTTTCTAGAGTTCTACCCTGTGCCCTACCTTCAGGTCAGCCAGCCTGGTCTTGGCCAGAGAGACGTATTCCATGAGGAGACTGCGATGTTTCATGGGTACGTAGGGAGGATGGAGAATATGAACCTGCCAGGTAACAACACAGCAAGACActaatcttttcttttcttaacACTACATAATGACATGACAGGTCAGGCTCCATTATATGATACTACTTGAAAAAACACGAGCTAGGCTGAATATTCAACGTCACCTTTAGGTATTGGGAGGGTTCAAACGGAACCAGGTCAGACAGGAACTTCAGCAGAAACACCAGTGACTTCTTACTGGTTGCATGGCAACTATTGCTGCCACCAAAACACATCTACCACATGGAAAAGAAGCTGATATTAGTGGATTTGATGCACTGACAATGAGAAGCACAAACCTCCTCATGATCAGTCAGAAGCAGTTCCTATATAAACTACCGTTGATTGGCTACATTTGAATGTGTAGCACAACCACACTATTCACTCTGAATGAAAATTACACTGTACACTGAAAGAAACTATATATTGGTGAACTGAAGTGTGTGGTAGGTAGAAACCAGTGAGATGCCAGTTCTCATACTCCCGGGGATATAAATGGACACAAACCTTGAACCAGTCGCTGTAGGAAGTGAAGACGCTGGGTCCCTCCAAGGCCGCCTGTCGGGCCAGCAAGAAGGCCATGATCATGTTCTCCAAGTCATAGCCCTCAAAGGCCGAGGCCAGCAGCCtggacagcagctctgacagaagcacagaaacaaaacatgtgGGTTTCTTCTTTTAATACTAGCatgtaaaagcaaaaaaattttTTTATATTGAGCAGCATCTTACAAAACATTACAGTAAAGAGtgaataatacttaataatgtgaaaaaaacattgtgtgtgtgggtttacaAAAACATCTAAGCCAGCGTACATGAAGGGTGAATTAAGGCCTTATGTACATGTCGGCATGTTCACCTGTCAGACTGGGCTGGGCCTGGGGGCTGTAAACCAGTAGAGTGGACAGGAAGCACAGCACGTGTTTCCAGTTGACCTCACTGGTTTCcaaaacctgctgcaggtgacgcagcagcagctcctcactgAATATCACAGCCAGCTTTTATagacacagcaaaaacacagatgagtcacagttttgttttctctgaacAACATTCACTGCATTTGACTACAGAACCGTGAGGCCTTGTGCTGctctcctgtgctgcagcacaggctCATTTAATTATGGcacaatgtactgtataacTGATTTAAGAGtcagacacagcaaacacagtctGCGAATGTAAAACTGACAGCACATGAACAGCTTATGATGTTTTGAATCTCATTTTCATGACTGTACACCTGATGTTCCAGCCGGTTACACCAGTCAGGGGATCACATACCTTACGGAGCAGAGACGTCAGCAGCCCGCTAGCTTTCCCAAAGGTCCACTCGTTCTGCTGAGTGATGGCATCTGACACTGGGGCAAACAGCAGGTTGAGCTTCACTTCAGGTTTCCTCATGTTAACACAGTGACAGATGAGTGTTGGACTTCTGCTAAAGCTGCTGACAGGGTCTGAGACACGCCTTTACCTGTCAGTCGAGGCTTGTAGGTAAGCGTCTGTGTGAGGGAGTGTGTGAAGAACCTCTGCAGGCCGTCCGCCGACACGGAGACGCCGCACAAGGACGTGTCAAATATCTGAATCCTGTAGCAAACACAGTCAGTGGTTAATTTACATATATGGAAATGATGGTGCATGTTTAGCTGAACATGGAGATactgcagacagactgaggcACTTGTGACTCTGTGAGTCAACCATCACCAGGTCAGATGCTGTTGCCCTGCGTTAAACAAACATTGGAGGTGAACGAACccaggaccagcagcaggaatGTTCACACTCTATAGTCACATTTACTGAGAAATGAGCAGTGGCGGAATCAAGCCGCTCTCCAGCTGGATTTAAGTGTGATGGCTCCAGCCAGGCAGGCGTTGAGGGGGAGTGTGTTCAACTTATCACATACACTACACAACTGGCAGAGAGCTGCCAAGAGAAGAGTGAATCATCTGAACGCAGCTCTACTCTCTATCACATATTTCACATGACACGACGGGTGTGTGGATACTGACACCCTCCTAACAACCTCTTCTCTTACTGTTGGGCCTTTGGGGTCCACTGGGGGAGGCAGGTGTGGGTGTGACGCTGTGATGGGAGGTTACCACTGTGACCCAGGCATCACAGCATGTAGGTAGGATGCTGAGTATGACCTTGGCCTCCTGGGCCATTCTGGCCACAGTGGACCTGAAGGACACCTACTTTGACCCCTATCTGGTTCACCCCTTCGACGGCAGGGTCCAATTGCTTTTCCTTGTGTTTTCCCTGGACCTTCCCCTGCTGCATTAACACAAACCTGGCCTCCCTCAGAACACCTGACTCATCACAAGTGTCAGTAAACGATGGTCTGTATCCTGTCCAGTCATGTCTGATAATGGTTTCTGGATTCAGGTGTCAATTTTCCAAGTATACAGTACCTAAATGTCAATCTCAATACCTCAATGTCAGTTAATTACAAAAATGTTAATAAtcaaaatacaaacagaacCATTGCTCAGCCCCCACTCCAGCAGATGTCTGCGTGAGAGATTGGTTCACAGTGTCCAGAAGCcctgaaaaagaaagaacaaaaataaagtaAGAGTTTCAGGTCTTATTTAACTGAAGCATCACATCATCGGCTCAGGTTAAGGGGACGGGGACATGTTGACTCACAGCAGAGCATATCATcaagcagtgagcagcagagcagggaggtCTTcttgtctgaagctgctggctcctggttctgctcaaAGCCTGTTCCCACCAAGACTTCAGCAACCACTGAAACACAGTAGAGCTCTGAGTCCTATCCAGACCCATTCCCAGCTATGTCAAGCAGTGTAAGCGGTATAATTGCTGAATAATTGCCGAATAATTAATAAGGGACAACACATCAGTATTAGCCTGTCCAATAGAAGTGAGTCTTCATTTAACAGACTAAGGTCAGGGGTTAAAGGACGACAATATTCACACTCTGGGCAGAGAAGACAAGTGCTTTGAACGAGGACTGATAAGCCTCAGATACACTGTGTCTCTATTCATCATCTGTTCCCGGATCAAGACCACTCCAGACTATGAAGGACTCACTGAAGCACCTGTAACGGCTGGAGTCACAGGCGTTAAGAGTTTCCACCTACTCACTATCTACCTCCGTCCACCTAACAAGCATGTTTTTACAGGaggaaagtgaaagaaaacTGTGGTCTCTGGCCAAATGAAGATGCTGCCTGGATACAGTAGGTGAAACATTTCAACCTGACTCAAGTCCCAGACTACATTCACAATGGCCTGATGAGGTCTGTGGGAGGTGTATGGACAATAAAAGTATGAAACGACATTGGTCTTCTTACTTGAAAACACTTTCTGTTGAACTGCTCTggtgtccttctcctcctctggagGTTTCCAGCTGCATAGAGCCTTCAGCTGAGACACCAACCACGACCTCACCCCATCATCACTAAACGAAAGGAGCAACAAGAGGACAGCGGACAGAGGCCGAATGAAGAGTTACCTTTAATAAGGCTCAGTGACATGTGCATCATGAACTACGCACTTCACGAAACACAGTTTATCTGAATGAGATCTTACAcactgaataaaacattcaaTCAAATCACTATAAGTCTCTAAACGGAAGGTTTGTACTTGTACTAAACCATAAAAACGTCAGGAATCTGATTTCCCACTCTGACAGGGCCAAACTTGTTTCTCTAAATTCAATTTTACAAAGTGATACATTAAAGTAATATCAGATTTGCTTATcagaacatttatttattccctTTTGTCTAACAAAAGTCAATTCCATTTTTGAAAATAGAGTTGACTTGATGAAAAACTTATTTCGGTTATGAAGAATAATAAGTCTGATAAATGTATTAGTATTTGGTTCTCATCTTTAGCGTCAGTAGTGTTTAGATGGAAGAATAGTTTAGTTTCTAGCTTCCAATGCTTCATCACATTGTATTGGCTGGTTCTAAACTCTGATATATGGAAACTGGAAATTGTCGAGTGGCCAAAGTTTGTCCAAAGTAGTTTTgccaaaataaaacctaaaaatgCTGCTTACCTCTGTAAAATCATCTGAAGGCTGAGGATGCTGTGATAGTGAAGGTGGTACACTACTTCCAGCTTCGGTTGCCTCTGGAAAAATCACCATATTTAACATTCTTGCACTATacttttttaaaaagctttctTCCTTCCATCAATTTGGCATTGGATTAATGATGAGAACAGACTACTGATCACACATGAGCACATGCACACCTGCTCTCTCCTGTACTCCTGCCAAAGCAGTTTAGGACTGAGAGCTCCCTGTGATAACAGGTCCTTACTGGACTTCAGTAAAACACCCAGACGAACCTGagaaggacaggaaggagacTAGATGTTCACAtgcataaaaatgatgatgCTACCAAAACATAATTACACAGTCAACAGTGATATTCAGCAGAGCTCAAGACTGAACACATGGACACAGTGCATGAACAAGACACCATCACACCGACAGACAGGCAAGTAAATCTAACACTACTGACTTTAAGCTTAAGCTGCTTTGCTGGCAGCTTTTCAGCAATAATGGACGTTACATAACACCCATCTCATCACATCATGTGCTTGGAGACcaggattgggtctaaaagagtGACTGTACAGCAAAAGAAAGCAACTAAATCAAAACAAGGCGTAGTCAGTCATAAATTCATCACTAGTTTGTGACTAGTATGTAAACCTACTCTCATCTAGACTTACTGAATAGCCTGGCAGCACTGCAGATGGATTCACTTACAAGGTTCCATGCATATTTCACTGGATGGTTGCCTTATACATCCATTAAGTGTCTATCATGAAATATGTATCAAATCTGGATGCTGCAGTTCAACCCAATGCTCCCAATGCACATTGGGAGCATTGGCAAACAGATCATCTGTCTTCTGAAGAAGCGTGGTGGAAGGCTGATCAATCAGACAGTGTGAATGGAGCAATAAAGCAATTAATCATTTGATAAGTTACTTGTCTGATTATTTAATGTGATATATCATGATGACTTATTGTATTTTCTGTGAGTTGCATttcaactaattacacattgCGTGTTCAAACGTGACTTAAATGGACTAATGAACACTTACGAGGAAACATCACATCACACCTCAAATCCTCAAATCATACGGTCACATACTCACTCTCTGAGAGGGGGTGAGCAGctctctccccttctcctcATCGTCTTCTTCAATCTCCATCAGCCTCTCGAGCACCGTCTTCACTGACAGCACCACCACTGGGACACCCAGCTGTGTGGCCTGACGCCTCAGCTCCCACACTGTACACAAAACCACGGTCAGATTCACTGCATTATAGTCATGTCACGGTTATGTCAAGTTATGAACATgtggcaaagaaaacaaagcttaTCTGGAAACTGACAGTTTCTAAAAGGtcaaaacatatacagtaggatgAATGTGGTTATGTAAATTAATATCTGTAAGACATCATGTGGCTTTTCAGAGGGAATAAGTGAACACTCACCCAGCAGCGACCCTGTAAAGGCAACTGCGATGCCTTCACATGGTGCATGTTGCTCCTCTTTCTTCTGAGAGGATGAAGTGCTGCACAAAGCTGAAGTCTACATAGAGACAGAAAGGGTTACTGTATATGGTGGCAGAGTCGTTGGAGCTTTATATTACAATccactttatttatatactacATTACAAACCATCAGGTAGACTAAAATGCTTAATATGAATAGTtaagacagggcagtgaaaatcAACAACATAATGCTGAAAATATGGTCAATATCTACAAATAATAACTgcacacataaaaaaaacacactatgaCCAAGTCAGAGTATTTGATGAATCAAACTTTGGGTTCTAACTTTTGTTCGCTGCATGtcactcacctccacctcccgcAGCAGAGTGCTGAGGTCCTGATGCTGTTCCAGCAGCTGGAtcgcagcctcctgcagccgtgGGCCATCGTCCTGCTTCGGCCTCTTCACCACACGACTTCCTGGGTTTccaacagaaacaaacaagcgTTTAActtcatgcatttttaaaaactatCTGACATACTGCCCAAAATAGTGTACAGCAAAAGCACGGTCGTACAGCGACTGTTCTTCTCTATCGCGAAAACACCACAAACTGATGACGTTGAGCTGCCAACTCACCGATGAGGCTCGATACAGTCCTTTTGTGAGAAGTCCACTCACACGACGCACTCATTTCACTATTACAGGGTATCGTGGACATCATTTCAATTACCGATGACATAAACTCTTTGACTGCCACTGCACTGTTTGGTTCGCCATGTTTCCCCTCGCGCTCTTCTTTCTCATTGGTCTGCGTTTCAGCCAATTGGGATCATGCAAGCTGTGGGACAGTGATAAAGAATTCCGGAGTTTTAACGTTAACGTTCTACAGATTGCCCTCAAAAGACGAATATAGTAAACTCAAATTACATGGAGACATTTTGTAATAATAGTTTCAAATACTTTGGGCTTTGGTTTGATGAAACATACTTGGGTATAACATATAAAGAGATTTATAGTAAG
The genomic region above belongs to Betta splendens chromosome 6, fBetSpl5.4, whole genome shotgun sequence and contains:
- the LOC114857622 gene encoding Fanconi anemia group A protein-like gives rise to the protein MSSVIEMMSTIPCNSEMSASCEWTSHKRTVSSLIGSRVVKRPKQDDGPRLQEAAIQLLEQHQDLSTLLREVETSALCSTSSSQKKEEQHAPCEGIAVAFTGSLLVWELRRQATQLGVPVVVLSVKTVLERLMEIEEDDEEKGRELLTPSQRVRLGVLLKSSKDLLSQGALSPKLLWQEYRREQRQPKLEVVYHLHYHSILSLQMILQSDDGVRSWLVSQLKALCSWKPPEEEKDTRAVQQKVFSMVAEVLVGTGFEQNQEPAASDKKTSLLCCSLLDDMLCWLLDTVNQSLTQTSAGVGAEQWIQIFDTSLCGVSVSADGLQRFFTHSLTQTLTYKPRLTVSDAITQQNEWTFGKASGLLTSLLRKLAVIFSEELLLRHLQQVLETSEVNWKHVLCFLSTLLVYSPQAQPSLTELLSRLLASAFEGYDLENMIMAFLLARQAALEGPSVFTSYSDWFKMCFGGSNSCHATSKKSLVFLLKFLSDLVPFEPSQYLKVHILHPPYVPMKHRSLLMEYVSLAKTRLADLKESVEDMGLYEDVSGADGASVPDVEKAVSLFESTGRISATVMEASIFRRPYFLTRFLPALLTPRLLPVKADARMTFIEALKKADKIPAAQYSSYLESCQGLRQQDRSTVCLDTTQPPVDVLRAQFQTFTALTVDGSDGEMSAQLSRIAHTLSTVFSVGPEEPVEQTVIRLHQEGPLSPELHVKVINMLLRCFCQCVLDTSLTNPPNKQSTWASRFVSVLLGKKQLLSSVLHRLWDLFHNQGSSLSASHLLGLAVFVVHLHSSTSHSPLIVLMPPAPLQAAAVGEVLHSALVCSTRTNMLLCVQLSVAAVCYGICKGESLPQQQQQETIPSTLYKKLLYLIPRLLPEARAPFSPGGSLNEHHDADGLWSSVTDPSGTWRTTAWSLWRHSAFQQLQHIPGYQLLFCDWLDNELRVQRSEDALCDSERQEYQQWACLELYLPRPEQQGGCGGDTKLLCSHLLKAVMNQQLCEPSSVTGTCLPDILSRIQELLYELEVTELSSCRRSRADVCDLLFDLVSQRCSSTVDSASLHSAELSLQHTLHTWNRLLLALPSALFVTVKADRGRTTLDCNKLIEHINQHQREACSPASSLSPRVTAHFLRGLLCASVRCRSPGEELNKAWCQISLHCPLLLISTVRWWQRLSPVLMSLWTRLCDGEPLPEQLQLISSCHHWASRLEKGLSAFPVPAAPALLLAASLHCHKGASEGFRVALTMLNPEGGVECRQLLVLLLSLCVNDYLSTLLYSKEKTTAEAWRLCTDLLTVLVDYADWLLIFKSDERGVCQLVTMVTPDAVARLMPWAFYSLLLQQSRDLLQRAMRCPGFLHTAVLCYIKLMQLFLDGHVPTSTTEPEQKVEPSQILSNSKEFVLRVIAQTPATALSSGQLRKLESQCADLDPEVAAALSVHLSPHSLSPEMDFI